DNA from Methanooceanicella nereidis:
GGCTACAGGATAGGTTTGATATCGAATACCGGGCGGACTCCTGGCATAACGATGAGGATATTACTTGACAGGATGGGTCTTTCCCGGTATTTTGACTCGATGACATTCTCGAACGAGGTCGGGTACATTAAACCGAACAAAAAGATATTTGAGATGTCCCTGGCGAATTTCGGGATAAGCCCGCAGGAGTGCGTGCACGTCGGAGACAGTATGCTGCTCGACGTTTATGGCGCAAAGTCATGCGGCATGAAGACAATACATTTCACAAAATATTCAGCCGAGTTCGAGAAGTATGCCCAAAAATACTATAACGCGAAGGGCAGGCACGAAGATCCTGATGAAGTTGTAGGATCGCTGCCCGAGGTGAGCGATGCTATCCGGCGCCTGGGAGGGCCATAGCAGCCGGTCCCATAAGTTACTATGTATATATCGATTTGCCTTTGATCAGTTCCT
Protein-coding regions in this window:
- a CDS encoding HAD family hydrolase; this encodes MINTVTFDVWNTLLIHEFYDERMKFARMECIRSAMNKAGFDFSFKDMEKAYEHTENCLMELWSRERDLDLDGHLKLFLEGLGISRYDGYVEMIRKPYSQVLLRFSPGAIDGAEDLLRTLKSKGYRIGLISNTGRTPGITMRILLDRMGLSRYFDSMTFSNEVGYIKPNKKIFEMSLANFGISPQECVHVGDSMLLDVYGAKSCGMKTIHFTKYSAEFEKYAQKYYNAKGRHEDPDEVVGSLPEVSDAIRRLGGP